From the Halorhabdus utahensis DSM 12940 genome, one window contains:
- a CDS encoding tRNA-dihydrouridine synthase — MSGVEPLPFEPRVAAASLSGESDVEWAKATIPHVGAAFLGGLAIDEPTRAAARKMVEDRDREEFLPANPFAFADEQLNRLADEPLVAGLNVRSASREPLERIAESCADHGAICELNAHCRQDEMCETGAGEALLAEPDRLAKQVETAADAGATVSVKVRTEIDGVDLLAVARRIEAAGADAVHVDAMDSEGVVAEIVAATDLFVIANNGVRDRETVREYLACGADAVSVGRPSDRPAVLKRVRNATEGWFESAETATREATQ; from the coding sequence CCGCCAGCCTGAGTGGCGAGTCAGATGTCGAGTGGGCAAAAGCAACTATCCCACACGTCGGCGCGGCGTTCCTCGGCGGATTGGCGATCGACGAGCCGACGCGGGCGGCCGCCCGCAAGATGGTCGAAGACCGCGACCGTGAGGAGTTCCTGCCCGCAAATCCGTTCGCGTTCGCCGACGAGCAACTGAATCGGCTCGCCGACGAGCCGCTCGTCGCCGGGCTGAACGTCCGGAGTGCATCCCGCGAGCCGCTCGAACGGATCGCGGAGAGCTGTGCCGACCACGGCGCGATCTGTGAGCTCAACGCCCACTGCCGACAGGACGAGATGTGCGAGACAGGGGCGGGAGAAGCGTTGCTGGCCGAGCCGGATCGACTCGCCAAGCAGGTCGAGACCGCGGCCGATGCCGGCGCGACCGTCAGCGTGAAAGTCCGGACAGAGATCGACGGCGTCGACCTCCTGGCCGTTGCCCGACGGATCGAGGCAGCGGGGGCGGACGCCGTCCACGTCGACGCGATGGACAGCGAAGGCGTCGTCGCCGAAATCGTCGCCGCGACCGATCTGTTTGTCATCGCCAACAACGGCGTCCGCGACCGGGAGACGGTCCGCGAGTACCTCGCCTGCGGCGCGGACGCCGTCAGTGTCGGTCGGCCAAGCGACCGCCCCGCCGTGCTCAAACGCGTCCGAAACGCGACTGAAGGGTGGTTCGAATCGGCCGAGACAGCCACGAGGGAAGCCACACAATGA
- a CDS encoding triphosphoribosyl-dephospho-CoA synthase has protein sequence MTRTIAQQAELALLLEVATTPKPGNVDRHRDHDDLRFEHFLAGAVGASEGLRDLADPDGPPIGVAFEQAVAGMSDQSGGNTQFGGLLLLAPLVRAAALGELTPERATTVAEGTGVEDAAGFYRAFEHVDVAVADPPDDMDALDVRRGSDAVPEIRERGLSLSDVLARSTDHDGIAREWTSGFERTFDAADQLVSRDGPLPDRAADVFLELLAADPDTFVAINHGEETAREVRGRAEAAREGDTDPETLADELVAEGINPGTTADMLAGGLFVALERGAEV, from the coding sequence ATGACGCGAACCATCGCCCAACAGGCCGAACTCGCCCTCCTGCTGGAAGTGGCAACGACGCCCAAGCCGGGCAACGTCGACCGCCACCGCGATCACGACGACCTCCGTTTCGAGCACTTTCTCGCTGGGGCCGTGGGCGCAAGTGAGGGGCTTCGAGACCTGGCAGATCCTGACGGACCACCGATCGGGGTGGCCTTCGAGCAGGCGGTCGCGGGCATGAGCGACCAGTCCGGCGGCAACACCCAGTTCGGCGGGTTGTTGTTGCTCGCGCCGCTGGTCCGGGCCGCCGCGCTGGGGGAGTTGACGCCGGAACGGGCCACAACCGTCGCCGAGGGGACTGGCGTCGAGGACGCTGCGGGGTTCTACCGCGCGTTCGAGCACGTCGACGTCGCTGTCGCCGACCCACCCGACGACATGGACGCCCTGGATGTCCGTCGTGGAAGCGATGCGGTCCCTGAAATCCGAGAGCGTGGCCTGTCGCTGTCCGACGTGCTGGCTCGCTCGACCGATCACGACGGTATCGCCCGCGAGTGGACGAGCGGGTTCGAACGGACTTTCGACGCTGCGGACCAGCTCGTGAGTCGCGACGGACCGCTGCCTGATCGCGCCGCCGATGTGTTTCTCGAATTGCTCGCAGCCGACCCTGACACCTTCGTCGCGATCAACCACGGCGAAGAGACGGCCCGCGAGGTTCGTGGACGGGCCGAGGCCGCCCGAGAGGGCGACACCGATCCCGAAACGCTCGCCGACGAACTCGTCGCCGAGGGGATCAACCCCGGAACGACGGCCGACATGCTGGCCGGCGGGCTGTTCGTCGCGCTCGAACGGGGGGCCGAGGTGTGA
- a CDS encoding DUF447 domain-containing protein — MSEDWPVELRGITESVVTTQGPDGSYNVAALGLSADDPVTATTWGQTRTRRNFERVGEAHVQFTRDPVDFVEAALTVREIEEPILSSADAWARVAVEEIDAGTEDGTEWVEWALEPVESAVERETVTTTNRGYAAVIEATVAASRLGVPAYDDDRLAARLAYFADVIERCGGEREQVAWQRLETAVDLPALDGRFESF; from the coding sequence GTGAGCGAGGACTGGCCCGTCGAACTGCGCGGGATCACCGAGTCCGTCGTGACGACGCAGGGGCCGGACGGATCGTACAACGTCGCTGCGCTGGGACTATCGGCCGACGATCCAGTCACCGCGACGACCTGGGGACAAACGCGGACGCGCCGGAACTTCGAGCGGGTTGGTGAAGCCCACGTCCAGTTCACTCGGGATCCGGTGGACTTCGTCGAAGCGGCGCTGACAGTCCGGGAGATCGAGGAACCGATCCTCTCGAGTGCCGACGCCTGGGCGCGCGTGGCGGTCGAAGAGATCGACGCCGGAACGGAAGACGGAACCGAATGGGTCGAATGGGCGCTCGAACCGGTCGAGTCGGCGGTCGAGCGCGAAACGGTAACGACGACGAACCGGGGGTACGCCGCCGTGATCGAGGCGACGGTCGCAGCCTCCCGGCTCGGCGTCCCGGCCTACGACGACGACCGCCTCGCAGCGCGGCTAGCCTATTTCGCGGACGTTATCGAACGGTGTGGCGGCGAGCGCGAGCAGGTCGCCTGGCAGCGCCTGGAGACGGCTGTCGATCTGCCGGCGTTAGACGGGCGATTCGAATCCTTTTAG
- a CDS encoding 30S ribosomal protein S17e encodes MAIKPAYVKKTGTILLERYPRAFSADFEHNKDVVEELTNIESKGVRNRIAGYVTHKQGSAVEA; translated from the coding sequence ATGGCAATCAAACCCGCATACGTCAAAAAGACCGGGACGATCCTGCTGGAGCGATATCCGCGGGCGTTCTCGGCGGACTTCGAGCACAACAAGGACGTCGTCGAGGAACTCACCAACATCGAATCGAAGGGCGTGCGCAACCGCATCGCCGGCTACGTCACCCACAAGCAGGGCTCGGCCGTCGAAGCCTGA
- the asd gene encoding aspartate-semialdehyde dehydrogenase, with the protein MPVTVGILGATGAVGQRLVQLLDPHPDFEIAALTASENSAGTSYREAAKWRIDTPIPDHIGEMTVRATEPAAVPDDIDLLFSSLPSAVGEAVEPDFAEAGYVVSSNSSNFRTDPDVPLTIPEVNPDHVELLDVQRDQRGWDGALLKNPNCSTITMVPPLAALDEAFGVERVDVSTLQAVSGAGYSGVTSMEIIDNAIPHIGGEETKMETESRKLLGEFDGSEVEWLDADVAASCNRIPTLDGHLENVWADLDGDVSVEEAAEAMAAYPSADLHSSPGPLIKVFDEPDRPQPRLDRNREDGMQISVGGIQETETGIQFNTLAHNTLRGAAGASILNGELLVEKGYV; encoded by the coding sequence ATGCCAGTAACCGTCGGAATTCTGGGTGCGACAGGGGCTGTGGGTCAGCGACTCGTCCAGCTACTCGACCCGCATCCGGACTTCGAGATCGCCGCACTGACCGCGAGTGAAAACAGTGCCGGCACGTCGTATCGCGAGGCTGCCAAATGGCGCATCGACACACCGATCCCCGATCACATCGGCGAGATGACCGTCCGGGCGACCGAACCCGCGGCCGTTCCCGACGACATCGATCTGCTGTTCTCGTCGTTACCCTCCGCAGTGGGCGAAGCGGTCGAGCCCGACTTCGCCGAGGCGGGCTACGTCGTCTCCTCGAACTCCTCGAACTTCCGGACGGACCCGGACGTGCCGCTCACGATCCCCGAGGTCAACCCCGATCACGTCGAACTCCTCGACGTCCAGCGCGACCAACGCGGGTGGGACGGCGCACTCCTGAAGAACCCCAACTGCTCGACGATCACGATGGTCCCGCCGCTGGCTGCGCTGGATGAAGCCTTCGGCGTCGAGCGCGTCGACGTCTCGACGCTGCAGGCTGTCTCCGGGGCCGGCTACTCGGGGGTCACCTCGATGGAGATCATCGACAACGCCATCCCGCACATCGGCGGCGAGGAAACGAAGATGGAAACCGAATCCCGGAAGCTCCTCGGCGAGTTCGACGGCAGCGAGGTGGAGTGGTTGGATGCTGACGTCGCTGCTTCGTGCAACCGGATCCCGACCCTCGACGGCCATCTGGAGAACGTCTGGGCGGACCTGGACGGGGATGTCAGCGTCGAAGAAGCCGCCGAAGCGATGGCGGCGTACCCCTCCGCGGACCTCCACAGTTCGCCTGGTCCGCTGATCAAGGTCTTTGACGAACCCGACCGACCCCAGCCCCGACTCGACCGCAACCGCGAGGACGGGATGCAGATCAGCGTCGGCGGGATCCAGGAAACCGAGACCGGAATCCAGTTCAATACCCTCGCGCACAACACCCTCCGCGGCGCGGCCGGCGCGAGCATCCTCAACGGCGAGTTGCTCGTCGAGAAAGGCTACGTCTGA